Proteins encoded in a region of the Deefgea piscis genome:
- a CDS encoding putative bifunctional diguanylate cyclase/phosphodiesterase has product MSRCNVSTLNELGPSSLIVNDLAASLITLDLQGYITGWNKGAEQLFGYSADDVLGRHILILYADESGDDSELLHAVMMSGHAQMEVLRRKKNGAVFWANIHLTLIRNDEQKPVRMIGYLTDITEQLAVEEKNQLYSHILEQAPDAIVITNLRFSCVGCNAAYHHITERKLEQTLGQLPSFMLAQQRESSILQQMYDLLERIGHWEGELWDERASGERYPIHLAISGVKNKRGDLTHYFAIFSDLTEKKHAEAQLHRLAYFDPLTNLPNRTMLFTLLEQALSEARRNQHHGALLCFNIARFKALNDSFGHTAADQVLIEVGQRIRASLRDEDVVSRFAADEFYIGLFDIRHRDDAAMVAQRVLLRISQPFLLSEEEILLKSYIGISIYPDDGRDAEKLINQAAVALHRGKQAQQDLLFYSPEMNQRSMARLKLSSELHHALERNELKLFYQAQYDTQNTRIVGAEALIRWQHPSRGFISPAEFIPFAEETGLIVPIGEWVLSEAIGQLAQWDQAGIKLNRLSINLSAQQFKSNLTDLLLKILKQHQIQAQRIELELTESMLMKNDEATLSLLLKLKAAGFSLALDDFGTGYSNLSYLQRFTLDYLKIDQSFIRGLPDNPGSAGIVNAICGIASSLNLRLIAEGVETANQLSFLQKTACDQIQGYLLSRPIPADEFAVLFTRNLEHFQPNQTQ; this is encoded by the coding sequence GTGAGTCGCTGTAACGTGTCGACACTCAATGAACTTGGCCCCAGCAGCTTGATTGTCAATGATCTGGCTGCCTCTTTAATTACCCTCGATTTACAAGGTTATATTACCGGTTGGAATAAAGGCGCTGAGCAGCTGTTTGGTTACTCTGCCGATGATGTGCTTGGCCGGCATATTTTGATACTCTATGCCGACGAAAGTGGCGATGACAGTGAGCTGCTACATGCCGTGATGATGAGTGGCCACGCGCAAATGGAGGTTCTACGCCGCAAAAAAAATGGTGCGGTATTCTGGGCCAATATTCACCTCACCCTCATTCGTAATGATGAGCAAAAACCCGTCCGCATGATCGGTTACCTCACCGACATCACCGAGCAATTGGCTGTCGAAGAAAAAAATCAACTCTATAGCCATATTCTCGAGCAAGCGCCGGATGCAATTGTCATTACCAATTTACGCTTTAGCTGTGTTGGCTGTAATGCCGCATATCACCACATTACTGAGCGAAAATTAGAGCAAACGCTGGGGCAACTCCCCAGCTTTATGCTGGCGCAACAAAGAGAATCGTCCATCTTGCAGCAAATGTACGATTTGCTGGAACGTATTGGTCATTGGGAAGGTGAACTTTGGGATGAGCGCGCCTCGGGTGAGCGCTATCCAATTCATTTGGCCATCAGCGGGGTTAAAAATAAACGCGGCGACCTGACGCATTATTTTGCTATTTTTTCCGACCTGACAGAAAAAAAACACGCCGAAGCCCAATTGCATCGCCTCGCCTATTTTGACCCACTGACCAATCTTCCCAATCGCACCATGCTCTTTACCTTGCTGGAGCAAGCGCTTAGCGAGGCGCGCCGCAACCAGCATCATGGCGCTTTATTGTGCTTTAACATTGCCCGCTTTAAAGCACTCAACGACTCTTTTGGCCATACCGCCGCCGACCAAGTGTTAATCGAAGTTGGCCAAAGAATACGCGCCAGCTTACGTGACGAAGACGTGGTTTCGCGCTTTGCCGCCGATGAGTTTTATATTGGCTTATTTGATATTCGCCACCGTGATGATGCAGCGATGGTGGCGCAAAGGGTTTTACTTCGAATTAGTCAGCCTTTTCTGCTCTCAGAAGAAGAAATACTACTCAAATCCTATATCGGCATTAGTATTTATCCCGACGATGGTCGCGACGCCGAAAAACTCATCAACCAAGCCGCTGTGGCCTTGCATCGAGGCAAGCAAGCGCAGCAAGATTTATTGTTTTACTCTCCCGAAATGAATCAACGCTCGATGGCGCGTTTAAAGCTATCGAGCGAATTGCACCACGCCTTAGAGCGCAATGAGTTAAAACTTTTTTACCAAGCGCAGTACGACACGCAAAACACCCGCATTGTGGGCGCTGAAGCTTTAATTCGTTGGCAACATCCTAGCCGTGGTTTTATTTCGCCTGCTGAATTTATACCCTTTGCCGAAGAAACTGGGTTGATCGTGCCGATTGGCGAATGGGTACTCTCCGAAGCGATTGGGCAACTAGCGCAATGGGATCAAGCCGGAATCAAACTCAATCGGTTATCAATCAATTTATCGGCGCAACAATTTAAAAGTAATTTGACGGACCTATTATTAAAAATACTCAAACAGCATCAGATTCAAGCGCAACGTATCGAGCTAGAGCTCACAGAATCCATGCTAATGAAAAATGATGAAGCCACGCTTAGCCTATTACTGAAGCTTAAAGCCGCAGGTTTTTCTTTGGCGCTCGACGACTTTGGGACGGGCTATTCTAATTTATCTTACTTACAACGATTTACCCTCGACTACCTCAAAATCGACCAAAGCTTTATTCGTGGTCTGCCCGACAACCCCGGCAGTGCCGGCATCGTCAACGCCATTTGCGGCATTGCCAGTAGTTTGAATTTACGGCTGATTGCTGAAGGGGTAGAAACCGCCAATCAATTAAGCTTTTTACAAAAAACAGCCTGTGATCAAATTCAAGGTTATCTATTAAGCCGCCCGATTCCTGCCGATGAATTTGCCGTGTTATTTACACGCAATCTTGAACATTTTCAGCCCAATCAAACACAATAA
- a CDS encoding GtrA family protein, with amino-acid sequence MHRTVKKFFIFAAVGVCGTAIQYLVLWLGVELLALKAAVASGIGYALGSVANYLLNYFLTFKQHGQPHREAISKFYAITGVGWCINTGLMALLVGHWLWGYWPAQLLATAVGLLWNFSGSHWWAFRQKQAGGVAGGID; translated from the coding sequence ATGCATCGCACGGTAAAAAAATTCTTCATCTTTGCCGCGGTAGGTGTTTGCGGCACGGCGATTCAATATTTGGTGCTGTGGTTGGGCGTTGAACTATTGGCGCTCAAAGCGGCAGTGGCATCGGGTATTGGCTATGCGCTGGGCTCGGTGGCCAATTACTTATTAAATTACTTTTTAACGTTTAAGCAGCATGGTCAGCCGCATCGAGAAGCGATCAGTAAGTTTTATGCTATTACCGGCGTCGGCTGGTGTATCAATACTGGTTTGATGGCGCTGTTGGTTGGGCATTGGCTTTGGGGTTATTGGCCAGCGCAACTATTGGCCACGGCGGTGGGTTTACTGTGGAATTTTAGCGGTAGTCATTGGTGGGCGTTTCGACAAAAGCAGGCAGGGGGTGTTGCAGGGGGTATTGATTAG
- a CDS encoding YidB family protein has protein sequence MGLLDSLAGQFLGGSNSEGTMGMLSTLLEQQGGVAGVVEKFQNGGLGEIAQSWVASGQNLPISSEQIEAVLGNETVAGIASKLGIDPATAAGQISSLLPQLIDSLTPNGQIEAGNPDVMGAAMNLIKGKLFG, from the coding sequence ATGGGTTTACTCGATTCTTTAGCTGGTCAATTTCTCGGTGGCAGCAATAGCGAAGGCACAATGGGCATGCTCAGCACCTTACTTGAACAACAAGGCGGCGTTGCTGGCGTGGTGGAAAAATTTCAAAATGGCGGTTTAGGTGAAATCGCACAATCGTGGGTGGCCAGTGGTCAAAACCTGCCGATCTCCAGCGAGCAAATTGAAGCCGTGCTCGGTAACGAAACCGTCGCTGGCATCGCCAGCAAACTGGGTATTGATCCAGCTACAGCTGCAGGACAAATTTCAAGCCTATTGCCGCAATTGATTGATAGCTTAACGCCAAATGGCCAAATCGAAGCTGGCAACCCCGATGTCATGGGTGCGGCAATGAATTTAATCAAAGGTAAATTATTCGGTTAA